From a region of the Butyrivibrio sp. AE3004 genome:
- a CDS encoding MFS transporter → MVNHAATEEAVVKETITVQNNTKKEKTNWITGGFYAMGEVGCQLSWYMINTYLTIFYTDIVGLSASAISLIFLVARVWDAINDPMMGAICDKTKTRFGKFRPYIMFSPIFLAIFNILTFTVFPLQGVMKVLVCMICYIGAGMAYTALCIPYQGLVNFIARDSQVRMDYASCRGIGSGAISMVLSAIAMPLILFFGHSENPTATGYFMTTVVFSLALIPCCLLCAWRCKEIAVPVEENVKPTPIKEALPYVFKNKNIMITVFSTFSGAMGCMARMSMLTYYVIYVIGNPMMIAPIFTTMTICQLIGNTTLPWGTKTFTKKGYMLITTFTQVAALVLLFLVPVNNMAFIIGVSAIIGLTMANGNIAPGMMCDSIEYGDWKYGVREVGLTFSLVSFSVKLATAVTGVVTVSLLAAIGYVPNAEQTEAVKVGINALVNLFPAAVIALSGISVLFYDLTPKKMEKIYADLDARKNK, encoded by the coding sequence ATGGTAAATCATGCAGCAACAGAAGAGGCTGTAGTCAAGGAAACGATTACAGTTCAAAACAACACGAAAAAAGAAAAAACAAACTGGATTACCGGTGGATTTTATGCAATGGGTGAGGTCGGATGCCAGCTTTCATGGTACATGATCAACACTTACCTGACAATTTTCTATACAGATATCGTTGGCCTTTCTGCTTCAGCAATATCGCTTATCTTTTTGGTGGCACGTGTTTGGGACGCTATCAACGATCCTATGATGGGAGCTATTTGCGATAAGACAAAGACACGTTTTGGTAAGTTCCGTCCTTACATCATGTTCTCACCTATATTCCTTGCAATATTTAACATACTTACATTTACAGTATTCCCGCTTCAGGGTGTTATGAAAGTTCTTGTATGCATGATCTGCTACATCGGTGCAGGTATGGCTTACACAGCACTTTGCATCCCTTATCAGGGACTTGTAAACTTCATTGCAAGAGATTCACAGGTTCGTATGGACTATGCTTCTTGCAGAGGTATCGGTTCAGGCGCAATCAGCATGGTTCTTTCAGCTATTGCAATGCCTCTTATCCTTTTCTTCGGACACAGTGAGAATCCTACAGCAACAGGTTATTTCATGACAACAGTTGTTTTCTCACTTGCACTTATTCCTTGCTGCCTGCTTTGCGCTTGGAGATGTAAAGAAATCGCTGTTCCTGTAGAGGAAAACGTAAAGCCTACACCTATTAAGGAAGCACTTCCTTATGTGTTCAAGAACAAGAACATCATGATCACAGTGTTCTCAACCTTCTCAGGTGCTATGGGATGCATGGCTCGTATGTCAATGCTTACATACTATGTAATCTATGTAATCGGCAATCCTATGATGATCGCTCCGATCTTCACAACAATGACTATTTGTCAGCTTATCGGTAACACAACACTTCCTTGGGGAACAAAGACATTTACAAAGAAGGGCTATATGCTTATCACAACCTTTACACAGGTTGCAGCTCTTGTGCTTCTTTTCCTTGTTCCTGTTAACAACATGGCATTCATCATCGGTGTTTCAGCAATCATTGGTCTTACAATGGCTAACGGAAACATTGCACCCGGTATGATGTGTGACTCTATCGAGTATGGCGATTGGAAGTATGGTGTTCGTGAGGTTGGTCTTACATTCTCACTTGTAAGCTTCTCAGTTAAGCTTGCTACAGCAGTTACAGGTGTTGTAACAGTTTCTCTTCTTGCAGCTATCGGATATGTTCCTAACGCTGAGCAGACAGAGGCAGTTAAGGTTGGTATCAACGCACTTGTAAACCTCTTCCCTGCAGCAGTTATTGCACTTTCAGGTATCTCAGTTCTTTTCTATGACCTTACACCTAAGAAGATGGAGAAGATCTACGCAGACCTTGATGCAAGAAAGAATAAATAA
- a CDS encoding GH39 family glycosyl hydrolase, which produces MNFDTCSYEIIRPKNDEKHMIMSLTLIFVLEGSITVNVLEDNFVLSEGDIVMINPGVEYSYSDTGDSIIGCALYSMKMIGSVMKGKSVLFYCNSVADKSRSYEDLRNIFYHMTEEYLYGSHQSDCRIDSNLYLILDTLIENYQTKNLNEAQGNPDNDVRMQQMMQYIIGNLDQEVNLTELAESMYVSASTLSRIFKKNTGVYFADYVTKLRLQQSLLLLSTSDQNMTQIALSCGFTNSTSFNRAFRKEMNMSPSQYRELHSEDAKKEAEEKGLIDRQIKKKLENNSAIHGNTGITGEIVTDLDENLGEDYKKIWNHILNIGSVSDLMSANMQYHTQYLYDKLHFGMARIWNLFSTKLMITDGSGRNACNFNMVDISLDFLVRNHIKVFLGLGRKPDMAATSTGDIYNQIDYIPFASKKAWESAVTEFFNHIVDRYGLKEVSKWQFELSFIPILPENEAKYWDGDPFSVEEAYDFLYMTLKRKIPEAKLGGFGGVVEYDWEKLLSLYTRLAEKDEKPDFASFILFPYENTVDKDGNPDKRISKDPDNEVRQVRQMRELMEQAGISDTELYITEWNISISNRNYLNDSCFRASYITSRAEKLIGQVDSLALMCSTDWISNYMDSTGLLNGSIGIVSKDRIRKPAYYSLAFMNSLGHKLLSHGEHYILSKKENGSIRLLLFNDSWFSAGYYLGPEEVPLDKMKAGTYSGGSMLDLSVTIKHLNGNGTWYIKRRILNRQHGSILDEWEKFQYETRLTRNDVKYLEAMSVPKLTLERAELEKPDNSISLKASLEPHEVCLIHIFSME; this is translated from the coding sequence ATGAATTTTGATACATGTTCTTATGAGATTATAAGACCTAAAAATGATGAAAAGCACATGATCATGAGCCTTACTCTGATTTTTGTATTAGAGGGCAGTATAACCGTCAATGTTTTGGAAGACAATTTTGTACTAAGCGAAGGCGATATTGTGATGATCAATCCTGGAGTGGAGTATAGCTACAGCGATACCGGGGACTCTATCATCGGCTGCGCTCTTTATTCCATGAAGATGATTGGCTCTGTGATGAAGGGTAAAAGCGTACTCTTTTACTGTAATTCCGTTGCGGATAAGAGCAGATCATATGAGGACCTGAGGAATATCTTTTATCATATGACGGAAGAGTACCTGTATGGCTCACATCAGTCAGACTGCCGTATAGACAGTAACCTTTATCTGATTCTTGATACTCTTATTGAAAATTATCAGACGAAAAACTTAAATGAAGCACAGGGAAATCCGGACAATGATGTGCGAATGCAGCAGATGATGCAATATATCATCGGGAACCTGGACCAGGAGGTAAACCTTACGGAGCTGGCTGAGAGTATGTATGTCTCTGCGTCGACCTTGTCCAGAATATTCAAGAAAAATACCGGTGTATACTTTGCGGATTATGTTACAAAGCTGCGTCTGCAGCAGTCACTCCTTCTTCTTTCAACCTCTGATCAGAATATGACCCAGATTGCTCTTTCCTGCGGCTTTACGAATTCGACTTCCTTTAACAGGGCTTTTCGTAAGGAAATGAATATGTCCCCCTCGCAGTATAGGGAGCTTCACAGTGAGGATGCAAAAAAAGAGGCTGAAGAAAAAGGACTTATTGACAGACAGATTAAGAAAAAGCTTGAGAATAACTCAGCAATTCACGGTAACACAGGTATTACCGGCGAGATAGTCACCGACCTTGATGAGAACCTGGGTGAGGATTATAAGAAAATATGGAACCACATCCTTAACATAGGAAGCGTCAGCGATCTTATGAGTGCCAATATGCAGTACCATACCCAGTACCTTTATGATAAGCTCCATTTTGGCATGGCGCGTATATGGAACCTTTTTTCCACAAAACTTATGATCACCGATGGCAGTGGCAGGAATGCCTGCAATTTCAACATGGTGGACATTTCCCTTGATTTTCTTGTAAGAAATCATATTAAGGTTTTTCTGGGACTTGGCAGAAAACCCGACATGGCTGCCACGTCAACAGGTGATATATATAATCAGATTGATTATATTCCCTTTGCTTCAAAAAAAGCCTGGGAATCTGCAGTAACAGAGTTTTTTAATCATATTGTTGACCGCTACGGATTAAAGGAAGTATCAAAATGGCAATTCGAACTTTCCTTTATCCCCATCTTGCCGGAGAATGAAGCGAAGTACTGGGACGGTGATCCTTTTTCTGTTGAGGAGGCATATGACTTTTTATATATGACTCTGAAAAGAAAAATTCCGGAAGCAAAGCTTGGAGGTTTTGGCGGAGTTGTTGAGTATGACTGGGAAAAGCTTCTTTCATTGTATACGAGGCTGGCAGAGAAGGATGAAAAGCCCGATTTTGCATCGTTTATTCTGTTTCCTTATGAAAATACAGTTGATAAAGACGGAAACCCGGATAAGCGCATAAGCAAGGATCCCGATAATGAAGTAAGGCAGGTCCGCCAGATGAGAGAGCTTATGGAACAGGCGGGGATTTCTGATACAGAGCTCTATATAACTGAGTGGAACATCTCTATTTCAAACAGAAATTATTTAAATGACAGCTGCTTCAGAGCTTCATATATTACTTCGAGAGCTGAGAAACTTATCGGACAGGTAGATTCTTTAGCGCTTATGTGTTCCACGGACTGGATAAGCAATTACATGGATTCTACGGGACTTCTTAACGGAAGTATAGGAATTGTTTCCAAGGACAGAATAAGAAAGCCGGCATATTATTCACTGGCATTTATGAATTCCCTCGGACATAAACTATTATCACACGGAGAACACTATATTCTCTCAAAGAAAGAGAACGGAAGCATAAGACTTCTTCTTTTCAATGATTCATGGTTTTCTGCAGGTTATTATTTAGGGCCTGAAGAAGTGCCCCTTGATAAAATGAAGGCAGGTACCTATTCAGGCGGCTCGATGCTGGATCTGTCGGTTACTATTAAACATTTAAATGGTAACGGAACCTGGTATATCAAGCGACGCATCCTGAACAGACAACACGGAAGTATCCTTGATGAATGGGAGAAATTCCAGTATGAAACAAGACTTACCAGAAATGATGTGAAATATCTTGAGGCCATGAGTGTACCAAAGCTTACACTTGAGCGTGCGGAGCTTGAAAAACCCGATAATTCAATATCCTTAAAAGCAAGCCTTGAACCACACGAAGTATGCCTTATACATATCTTTTCCATGGAGTGA
- a CDS encoding C-glycoside deglycosidase beta subunit domain-containing protein, with amino-acid sequence MEKQTIQSVGFRNIKDADGNVTGFQFKVKLPYYRGIFLSQLRPGTLFVDGERIEKEDIIWNIKGEDFTNEEMASDFHTHWATTVPAVLKVKKEGGLSQGYHDLKYGFCWTSSYMPPIIQDGLDPDKEPMVYMPEFGHHVNERRLLIV; translated from the coding sequence ATGGAAAAACAGACAATCCAGTCAGTTGGATTCAGAAATATAAAGGATGCCGACGGTAACGTAACAGGCTTCCAGTTCAAAGTTAAACTTCCTTACTACAGAGGAATTTTTCTTTCACAGCTTCGTCCCGGAACACTTTTTGTGGATGGAGAAAGAATTGAAAAAGAAGATATCATCTGGAATATTAAGGGTGAGGATTTCACAAATGAGGAGATGGCATCAGACTTCCACACTCATTGGGCAACCACAGTTCCCGCTGTTTTAAAGGTAAAGAAAGAGGGCGGACTTTCACAGGGCTATCATGATCTGAAGTATGGCTTCTGCTGGACTTCATCCTATATGCCGCCAATCATTCAGGACGGCCTTGATCCTGATAAAGAGCCAATGGTTTATATGCCTGAGTTCGGTCATCATGTAAATGAGAGAAGACTTCTTATTGTATGA
- a CDS encoding sugar phosphate isomerase/epimerase family protein has translation MYQYNRKGPKRGVALYSYSAEFGLNKTLEDCFEELYDMGAHGIEILANTHIENYPYPTDEWVEKWHHLCEKYEVVPAEYGNWIDSHVLGDRDLTTEESVEMLKRDIRLAHRLGFHVMRTKMPVINDLLEPVENWREIIKGALPLAEELDIKMCPEIHTPSNLKGKLVTDFVDFIKETGTKNFGLNIDFSVFRTEFKPGEWVDPNYTPNKPEDIIPLLPYVYCCHAKFINMSDDFEETTIPYREVIKVLQDNGYDGYLLSEYEGADKYDEGYEVGQTLRKHHILLKNLLGD, from the coding sequence ATGTACCAGTATAACAGAAAAGGTCCGAAGCGCGGAGTTGCTCTTTACAGCTACTCAGCAGAGTTCGGTCTTAATAAAACACTTGAAGATTGCTTCGAGGAACTCTATGACATGGGAGCTCATGGAATAGAGATTCTTGCAAACACACATATTGAAAACTATCCATATCCTACTGATGAATGGGTAGAAAAATGGCATCACCTCTGCGAAAAATATGAAGTGGTTCCTGCAGAATACGGTAACTGGATTGACAGTCACGTACTTGGCGACAGAGATCTTACAACAGAAGAGTCTGTTGAAATGCTTAAGAGAGACATCCGTCTTGCTCATCGCCTCGGCTTCCATGTTATGAGAACAAAGATGCCTGTTATCAACGACCTTTTAGAGCCTGTTGAAAACTGGAGAGAAATCATAAAGGGTGCACTTCCTCTTGCAGAGGAGCTTGATATAAAAATGTGTCCCGAGATTCATACTCCTTCAAACCTTAAGGGCAAGCTTGTAACTGATTTTGTTGATTTTATCAAGGAAACAGGCACTAAGAACTTTGGGCTTAACATTGATTTTTCAGTATTCCGTACAGAGTTTAAGCCCGGTGAATGGGTAGATCCCAACTATACACCCAACAAGCCTGAGGATATCATCCCGCTTCTTCCTTATGTTTATTGCTGTCATGCAAAGTTCATAAACATGAGTGATGATTTTGAGGAGACAACAATTCCTTATCGTGAAGTTATAAAGGTTCTTCAGGATAACGGCTATGATGGATACCTCCTTAGTGAATATGAGGGTGCAGACAAGTATGATGAAGGTTATGAAGTAGGTCAGACACTTAGAAAACATCACATTTTGCTTAAGAATCTCCTCGGAGATTAA
- a CDS encoding Gfo/Idh/MocA family protein has product MNTPKEIRIAIIGCGMISHRHMTVIENLNKRGQNLRVVAAAEIDKDKLMAWGKQYGLSEDCLYQDFREMLKRDDIDEVEVCVHNNLHTSVATAVMAAGFPCYSEKPMAASYADAKILYDAQKKYGQKLAIQISSIYNPQTRIAKEMIADGKLGKIYHCRSVGHRRQGRPGYDMPFFSRDFVDPNVGVHGPLFDLGIYHIAQMLYVMGMPELESVYGTTTCDYWRDKRIDDAVDCHTPVEDLSVAIARFKNGLSMDIYEDWAIHMDEIGTSFIAGSLGGLKFTDVDQTGGPMAVPEGGGIVGGGDLQKPRLQYFGVDEKGRLFDTKLECAIGDITGMQELALHPEMEMYNDNQLQWYSYLRGDLTDETRIDSPYIAMQTAFLSEGVMLSNELGRSVTADEIKKMSKSVALREQKTDFGVITYDFDEYKPE; this is encoded by the coding sequence ATGAACACACCTAAGGAAATTAGAATCGCAATTATCGGCTGTGGAATGATTTCACACCGTCACATGACAGTTATCGAAAACCTCAACAAGAGAGGACAGAATCTTCGCGTAGTAGCTGCTGCAGAAATCGATAAGGACAAGCTTATGGCTTGGGGCAAGCAGTATGGCCTTTCAGAGGACTGCCTCTACCAGGATTTCAGAGAAATGCTCAAGAGAGACGATATCGATGAAGTAGAAGTTTGTGTACACAACAACCTTCATACATCTGTTGCAACAGCAGTTATGGCAGCAGGTTTCCCTTGCTACTCAGAAAAGCCCATGGCAGCAAGCTATGCAGATGCTAAGATCCTCTATGATGCACAGAAGAAATACGGTCAGAAGCTCGCTATTCAGATCAGCTCAATCTACAATCCTCAGACAAGAATTGCTAAGGAAATGATCGCTGACGGAAAGCTTGGTAAGATTTACCACTGCAGATCAGTCGGCCACAGACGTCAGGGACGTCCCGGCTATGATATGCCTTTCTTCAGCCGTGATTTCGTAGATCCTAACGTAGGCGTACACGGACCTCTTTTTGACCTTGGTATCTATCACATCGCACAGATGCTCTATGTAATGGGCATGCCTGAGCTTGAGAGCGTATATGGAACAACAACCTGTGATTATTGGAGAGATAAGAGAATTGATGATGCAGTAGACTGCCACACACCTGTTGAAGATCTTTCAGTTGCAATCGCTCGTTTCAAGAACGGTCTTTCAATGGATATATATGAAGACTGGGCTATCCATATGGATGAGATCGGAACAAGCTTCATTGCAGGTTCTCTCGGTGGACTTAAGTTTACAGACGTTGACCAGACAGGTGGCCCTATGGCTGTTCCGGAAGGCGGCGGAATCGTTGGTGGCGGAGACCTTCAGAAGCCCAGACTTCAGTACTTCGGTGTTGATGAAAAGGGTCGTCTCTTCGATACAAAGCTTGAGTGCGCAATCGGTGATATCACAGGTATGCAGGAGCTCGCTCTTCATCCTGAAATGGAAATGTACAATGATAACCAGCTTCAGTGGTACTCATACCTTCGAGGAGATCTTACAGACGAGACAAGAATCGATTCACCTTACATCGCAATGCAGACAGCATTCCTTTCAGAAGGTGTTATGCTTTCAAATGAACTTGGCCGCAGCGTAACAGCTGATGAGATCAAGAAGATGTCTAAGTCAGTTGCTCTTCGTGAGCAGAAGACAGACTTCGGCGTAATCACATATGATTTCGACGAGTACAAGCCCGAGTAA
- a CDS encoding sugar phosphate isomerase/epimerase family protein: protein MNKLPVAIQVYGLRDLLENTPENFKNVMTKIKEFGYDGVELAGLYGLEPSFIRETLKEVGLTPVSAHVAFADMMDDLDKVIADYKEIGVQYLVMPYMAEEYRPVNPEGFEKFLPLLNEVGKKIHDAGMTFLYHNHDFEFVKLPDGRYGYDAMFEAIDHDNLMSELDTCWCDVATGQAPEFVKKYTDRIPVVHLKDYIKKGEVKNMYKLIGIEEEESEGDTGYFGFRPVGFGQMIWEPVLEASLEANAKWVVVEQDEHYDADVLECARRSREYLKIFGW, encoded by the coding sequence ATGAATAAGCTTCCTGTAGCAATTCAGGTTTATGGTCTTAGAGATCTTCTTGAGAACACACCTGAGAACTTCAAGAACGTAATGACAAAGATTAAAGAGTTCGGATATGACGGAGTAGAACTTGCAGGCCTTTATGGTCTTGAGCCATCCTTCATAAGAGAGACACTTAAAGAGGTTGGTCTTACACCTGTAAGTGCACACGTTGCATTCGCTGATATGATGGATGACCTTGATAAGGTTATAGCTGATTATAAGGAAATCGGCGTTCAGTACCTTGTAATGCCTTACATGGCTGAAGAGTACAGACCTGTTAATCCTGAAGGATTTGAAAAGTTCCTTCCTCTTTTAAATGAGGTTGGTAAAAAGATCCATGATGCAGGAATGACATTCCTTTATCACAACCATGACTTCGAATTCGTAAAGCTTCCCGATGGAAGATATGGCTATGATGCAATGTTCGAAGCTATTGATCATGACAATCTTATGTCAGAGCTTGACACCTGCTGGTGTGATGTAGCTACAGGACAGGCACCTGAGTTCGTAAAGAAATACACAGACAGAATTCCTGTTGTACATCTTAAGGACTACATCAAGAAGGGTGAAGTTAAGAACATGTACAAGCTCATCGGTATTGAAGAAGAGGAATCAGAGGGTGATACAGGATATTTTGGATTCAGACCTGTAGGCTTTGGCCAGATGATCTGGGAGCCCGTTCTTGAGGCATCGCTTGAAGCAAATGCAAAGTGGGTAGTTGTAGAGCAGGACGAACACTATGATGCAGACGTTCTTGAGTGCGCAAGAAGAAGCCGCGAGTACCTCAAGATCTTCGGATGGTAA
- the rhaD gene encoding rhamnulose-1-phosphate aldolase, which yields MSILDIKFVQGFIRMANDGWEQGWHERNGGNLSYRMKDEDVAAVSEYLNEDGAWTEIGTEVPRLAGEYFMVTGSGKYFRNVIIDPEDSIGIIKVDETGTKYQIQWGFVNGGRPTSELPSHLMNLEVKKRVTNGRYRVVYHAHTTNTIALTFVLPLKDEVFTRELWEMATECPVVFPSGIGVVDWMVPGGKDIAVATSKLMEQYDVAIWAHHGMFAAGEDFDLTFGLMHTVEKSAEILVKVLSITPNKLQTITPDNFRDLAKDFKVELPEKFLFEK from the coding sequence ATGAGTATATTGGATATAAAATTTGTACAGGGATTCATTCGTATGGCTAATGACGGCTGGGAACAGGGCTGGCATGAGAGAAACGGCGGAAACCTTTCGTATAGAATGAAGGATGAGGATGTAGCTGCAGTTTCTGAATATTTAAATGAGGATGGTGCCTGGACAGAAATCGGAACCGAGGTTCCCAGGCTTGCCGGAGAGTATTTTATGGTAACGGGAAGCGGTAAATATTTCCGCAATGTGATCATAGATCCCGAGGATTCCATCGGCATTATCAAGGTTGATGAGACAGGAACAAAGTACCAGATTCAGTGGGGCTTTGTAAATGGAGGGCGTCCGACTTCCGAGCTTCCTTCACACCTTATGAATCTTGAGGTTAAGAAGCGTGTGACAAACGGAAGATACAGAGTTGTTTATCATGCTCATACGACCAACACAATCGCTCTTACCTTTGTTCTTCCTCTTAAGGATGAGGTATTTACAAGAGAGCTTTGGGAGATGGCTACAGAGTGTCCTGTTGTATTCCCTTCAGGTATCGGTGTTGTAGACTGGATGGTTCCCGGCGGTAAAGACATCGCTGTTGCAACCTCAAAGCTTATGGAGCAGTACGATGTTGCTATCTGGGCACATCACGGAATGTTTGCAGCAGGAGAGGACTTTGACCTGACTTTCGGACTTATGCACACAGTTGAGAAATCCGCGGAGATTCTGGTAAAGGTTCTTTCAATCACACCTAACAAGCTTCAGACTATCACACCTGACAATTTCAGGGATCTTGCGAAGGATTTCAAGGTTGAACTTCCGGAGAAATTCCTCTTTGAGAAATAA